The DNA region AAGATCCACAAATTAAAGAAGATGAAGTGTTGATTAAAGTAGCAGCTACTGCACTTAATAGAGCTGACACCCTTCAACGCCAAGGTAAATACCCACCCCCTAAAGGTGATAGTGAATACCCTGGTCTTGAATGTTCTGGCACTGTTGAAGCTGTTGGCAAGGATGTTACTCGCTGGAAAATTGGTGACCAGGTTTGTCTGATTACATTTCTATTTAAAAAAGATGTCAGCTTTATTCTTGAATGTATAAGATTTGTCTAGTGAAattgtcagttttttttttcttcttctgaaTTTGGGCTCAAATAGAGTGGAATGGATGTTAAGAATTTATGTAGCAGACCTAACTAGTCTAGGGTTGAGGCCTAATTGCTATTTGGTATTGTTGAATTGGTAGTTTTGCTCTTGGTATGGCATAATGTAACATTGAGATTGTCTAAATTACTTACAATTTTTTGGAACCTATGCGGACTTGGCTAAGATCAGAACAGGAAGGAAGCCAAAGCCATAAAGGAAATACCAACTAGTTTTAGATTAAGGCTGAGTCATTTGTTGGTGCActtgaatttatttattttcgttAAGAGTTTTGTATGTCAGTGTAGGGATTATTTATGAATTAGAGAACCTTTTATGAGAATTGGAAAATAAAATGAGCCCCAGTAGAGCATAATGGATATAGATGATTCATATAGACGACTCCACCTAGTTTGGGATTATGgggtagttattgttgttgttgtatggtgTAGAATATTTCCATGGGGTAATATTCTATTAATTTTGTGGTGTTTGGTTTAACATAAATTTGGTAAAATTAAGTAGTGGTGGAAGTGGAGATAATTAAGTATCGAGGAGGggaaataagttttatatcttgATAAGAGTAAGGGCTCTGGAGTAGGAGTAGAGTGCTCAACGACCTCTGCTCTGGAGTAAGAGTAAGGTTTATtctcttatgttttttttttcgtggATTAGGAGAGCACATTTCTATGAATTGGTTTAAaggaaattttatttagtgcatTGATGATGTACAATATTCACCTGATAGGTATGTGCTCTCGTTGGTGGAGGAGGTTATGCAGAGAAAGTAGCTGTACCTACTGGACAAGTTCTACCTGTTCCATCAGGCATTTCTTTACAAGATGCTGCTAGTTTTCCTGAAGTGGCTTGCACTGTTTGGTCGACAGTTTTCATGACGAGCAGGCTTTCCTCGGGTGAAACGTTTCTGGTGATTAGACAGACCAAAGCTACTCTTTAATACGATTTCTTGTTAGCTGTAGTTCCTTTTTGTAGATTATCAGCCATTTAGTCAATTGGCACAATCGTTTGGTAGTATCTTCACAAAATCCTTGATTCCCGTGGAATAAGCTCAAGGACATGAAATGACTAATAGCTACATGGGTTACTTTCAGATACATGGAGGCTCTAGTGGAATTGGTACCTTTGCCATTCAAATGGCTAAGTGCTTTGGGGTCAAAGTTTTCATCACAGCAGGTTCATGATGATATCTTATCTCATTATGGAACTGAAATCATCCAGCTAACCATGTCAAATCTTGTTAACCAGGAAGCGAGGAGAAACTTGCTGCATGCAAAGAACTTGGAGCTGACGTTTGCATCAATTACAAGACTGAAGACTTTGTCACACGCATCAAGGAAGAAACAGGAGGCAAAGGTAATCATTTCTCGTAGGCATCATTTGTTTTTCTGTCGAATAGTACAATGGTTATCATATACTTAATTTCGTTTCATGTCTTACATTGATCATATTCTAATATCAATGTTCAACGCAGGTGTTGATGTCATACTAGATAATATAGGAGGTCCATACTTCCAACGAAACCTTGACAGTCTTAATGTTGATGGTAGGCTCTTCATTATTGGCTTTATGGGAGGAACAGTGACACAAGTAAATCTTGGCTGTGTGTTAGCAAGACGCCTGACAGTGCAGGGTAAGTATAGATGTGCTCTGATATATCTAAAGTTAGAACTTTGTTGTGAAATATATTCTTAAGCTTGATATGGAACTTGTTTGACCAAATACTCAAACAAGAATGCCGTTAGTGAACTGGAAGAGGGAAATTTCAAAACGCTCTACTGTAATTCCACTTTCTTTCTATTTCCCCCCAACTAGCTCAATGAGTGGGCGGAGAATGTACTCATATAGTTGCACATgccattagatgactttaagGTCTAGTATTCACTTGGACTTAGCATGTAGATTCTGTTGGTTAATGGGTATGCAATAGTTCTCAGTTGCAGCTGCAGTTCTAAGAATAAGCTCAAGACACGAAGCAATTTAATTTCATGGAGTTTTTCTTTGAATGAATGACATGGACCTCATTTTGGATCTCGCTCAGTAGATTTTATGTGTATCTGTGACTTTTCTGTCGCTGCTGGCTTGCGTAGTAGAAGTGCAAAAAACAAAGCTCAAATtgtgagagaagtggagaagaatGTTTGGCCAGCAATAGCAGCAGGCAAGGTGAAACCGGTGGTGTACAAGTACTTCCCTTTAGCAGAAGCAGCTGAGGCTCATCAGTTGATGGAAAGCAGCAAGCATATTGGGAAGATTCTGCTTACTGTCTAAATGTGTAAAAGAGATATGTTCTTGTTCTTAATGTTAAATAAGCTGTAAAAGCCCTGCATCCCGCGACACATATACGCCTTGTattttatacttgtaaaattcCAATAAGACAAAATCTTTTTATTATCTCCtgctttccaatttcttttttccGTGTGAAATAGATGTGTGTGTTTTACTGGTCCCTGTGGGGATGGATGGCTGAGTACTTAATCTGGAGATCTCAAAGTAGAATTCCAACTACAACATTTAGTTCAAGTCCATTTTAACCCCGTAGTTTCCAATTTCCTGTCTATTTCGAAGTTTAAAGTACGAAATACAGATTGCAGAATGAATGTGCGTGTCATTCCAGTAAGAGAACAAAAGCCATGAACGTATAGCTGAAAAATGGGGGCAAAGGTTTTCATTTATTACTTTTTTGGATCATCAGACAAGTGGAATACTGAAGTATTATAGATTACAAGTTGCACACTCTAGCTGGCTCTGGTTTATAATACAGACCTTTACCTTTGATTGCCAGAAACAGAAAAAAATGACAAGAAGGCAATGATTTCACCACCTACCAGGACCATGGAATTTTATGATTCAGCACTGCAGAAAGCTTCGACAGCCAGACTTTTTAGTACTCCAGGACATGGGTCACCAAGTTTAGCCATGGTGATAGGAATGGAACATCCTGATTTGCCAAAACACCCCTGCATAGTCATTCAAGAATTTCAGAGCCAAACATACGAGAATGGTGATTACTTTTGACACTTAAAACAAAATTGAGGTGTGTAAAAGAATCCGAGCATCCAAGCTATGGATTGGGCATCCCAAAAACCCGATAGAAACCATTATGCGACCCCCCAAGGGTTAGGTGATGTATTCTTGTGAAGAAATGGACCTTGGGTTTTAACCCAATCCTAAATCTAGCTTGAATCTGGCATGTGAAGAAAATGAACCTTGGGACTTAACCCCAAATTCTAGGTCATGAGAGGAGGATTGTCCAAGTTAATATAAGGAGATTACAACTCATTCCCTCAATTAAGGTGGTATTTAACAATTCAGTGATAAGGTTTACATAACATTGGCTTAGTTCGAGCTCTAATGACAATGCTTGAGTGGTACATGGGAAATTTCTGTGGTCATCACTAAtagatgcaaaaaaaaaaatgaagaaatgcTAGTAATATTACCTGATGAACTATTGATAACACATCTAAATGACAACTCCCTTGAATGAATGCGCCACAATCTCCTTGAGGAGTTCCAAAGCTAGCAAAGTTAACTGCAGCAATAGTCCATCCTTGTTCACAATTCAGTCGCAATGAAGGTTCTTGAGATGTAAGATCTTTATCTGGCCTCCAAATATCAACGGGTGGAAGATCCGACTCAGATACATGAGCACAAATTGTTTGCCCAGATCTTGTAGAGAAAGATATTTTTGAAGGGTTACCGCCAAGCTCTTCATGCAGCACAAGCAGGTTCTTTCCAGGCACACACACCCAACTGCGCGGTACATGGTACCTATATGAAGCGTTAATGGTTAGTACTTAGTCAGATCAATTTGCAAGAAGGATCATGACGATGCAAGGCATCAAGAGTAAAATGCACTAGCCGCTTCTATCTACTCACAACACTTGAGCAGGTTGACCACATTTCTTCAGACATTTCCATGAATCATAAGCTCTCTATAGTCACAATTATCGGAACAACCAGTTGAGGGTGAACGATAAGACGACCAGTATCTCCCTACATGCTGCCCATTTACCCATGCTTGACCTTTACCCATACTGGAGAGATTTAGTGATACAGGACCTGTTCCTTCTGGAGGAGAAAATCTAACCTGGATATAAGAGATCAAGACAAAAGATACAACAGATGTAACATATTACCTATGTTCATCAGATGCTAATTGCAAATAAAGGGACTACATGCAAGAGATTAAAGGCAAAAATAGCATTGAGGACATATACAAGAAGGAACTAATGACCACCCTTGCCTTCTATAATGGGAAGTGGGGAATGGAGAGACACACCAGCATAGGCATTAACTATCACTCTACTCCTCATAAGGTACCTAATAATAAGCAGTTGACATAAGGACTAGTGAAGCAGAAATACAAGCAATTCTACACACCTTGTACCATATCAAACTCTGATTTATTGGGACAGAATTCCCCTGAATCCACAGCGAGCTATTTGCACGGCTAACTTTATCAAGTCCAAGATACTCACCTTCAAGTCCTACCTGAAAAATAAGCAAAGTCTCGAGTTATCCTAGGATCTTATTAGAACAAAGTCATAACCTTTCGAAATTTACAGAGAAGAATATAAAGCACCCCCTCCACCCCCAAGAGAATccgcaaaaagaaaaagaaagcctGCAATCAACATCTATTCTGTCCTTAGTAAGCTTGTTTTTGCAAATATAGGATGACCATGAAATTGTAGGACGTATTTCCACAATCAGTTGACAAAATATAACTCAACTATTGCCCTTTCTATCTTTTTGGTTGCAGCAGATGTGCTGACCTCAGCTAGTATGTAAGGAGAACTCTCAGTTATCAGAAGCTAAAATTATAGACTTTCTTCCTGTAAAGCACAACTGTTTGTACTGGACTTCCAAGTAGTCTGAGTGTAATCACATCGTACTTTTGACATGAATTTTGTGGATAATGTTATGCTGCTTCATTATgccttttcaa from Lycium ferocissimum isolate CSIRO_LF1 chromosome 2, AGI_CSIRO_Lferr_CH_V1, whole genome shotgun sequence includes:
- the LOC132045908 gene encoding uncharacterized protein LOC132045908, translated to MKAVVITSPGDPEVLKLQQVEDPQIKEDEVLIKVAATALNRADTLQRQGKYPPPKGDSEYPGLECSGTVEAVGKDVTRWKIGDQVCALVGGGGYAEKVAVPTGQVLPVPSGISLQDAASFPEVACTVWSTVFMTSRLSSGETFLIHGGSSGIGTFAIQMAKCFGVKVFITAGSEEKLAACKELGADVCINYKTEDFVTRIKEETGGKGVDVILDNIGGPYFQRNLDSLNVDGRLFIIGFMGGTVTQVNLGCVLARRLTVQAAGLRSRSAKNKAQIVREVEKNVWPAIAAGKVKPVVYKYFPLAEAAEAHQLMESSKHIGKILLTV